CATAGCTTTTCATTTTAAACTTCGAAGCTTTCAAAAACAAGGGCCAATTGTTTTAACAGCAACAATTATTATTGGAGGGTTGCTTACAGCATTACAACCCTATTTAAAAAATCTTTCTGTTGTCCATTTTATCATTATTTGCCTACTATTAGCTGTTGGTAACCTAGTTGCTTTTTATAAGCAATGGGGATTTGTAAAGCTTGAGCGCTTAAGTGGTCAGTTTGTTTTTGATACAATTTTAACAATTTTTGATGTTACGATACCGCTTTCTGCGTTTGTAGATACGGGAAATCAAGCGATTGAACCACTATCAGGAAAACCAGTTCACTTTGTCTCTTATAAAGCGTTAAAGCCACATTTGCCGATAGCATTTTGCAAATCATTAGTAGAATGGCAAGAAACGGATCCGTATAATGTATCCATGTTTTCAGAAGATTATCAGCGTTTAATACGGTTTATTCATGTCAATACAGTACAACAGCAGTCAGTTGTGCTAGGTTTTCGCTTTAATGAGTGGCAAATAAAGGGGGAGCCCCTACAAGTGAAAACAAATGAATATATCGTTTTAACAAAGAAGGCTAAAAATTTTCCACATAGCACAGCAGCAATTTTACATTTTTCAGCGCTTTCAAATAACTCATAGAGGGGGAGAACTATTGCTTCTTAGGCTACTTGCTAGCTTGAAAAAATTATGGAGTAAGTTTCGGAGTCGTGAAACGTACTATATAGGGGGAAATGATTCATTGCCAGTGCCACTAAGTCGAGAAGAAGAAGTTACAGTCATTGCATCCTTTATGAATGGTGATTTACGAGCTAGAGACACACTAATTGAACGTAATTTACGTCTTGTTGTTTATATTGCTAGACGTTTTGATAATACGGGTACGCCGATTGAGGATTTAATCAGTATTGGCTCCATCGGTTTAATTAAGGCAATTGAAACGTTCAATACGGATAAAAATATTAAGCTTGCAACGTATGCTTCACGTTGCATTGAAAATGAAATTCTCATGCATTTACGAAAAACAAGTCGCATGAAAGGTGAAGTTTCGCTAGACGAGCCACTTAATTCTGATGCTGATGGCAATGAATTACTATTGTCTGATATTTTAGGCACAGAAGAGCATATTATTTTAGATAATGTAGAAAAGAAAATAGAGCGTCAGCATATGTTTCATGCCATTAATTTACTAGGTGCGCGTGAACGATATATTATGGAATGTCGCTTTGGTCTCAACGGTAAAATTGAAATGACACAAAAAGAAGTTGCAGATCATTTAGGGATTTCACAATCTTATATTTCCCGATTAGAAAAGAAAATTATTCAAGATTTACGTGAAAATTTAAATCAGCCTATATCGTAGGGAGGGAAAATTAACCTACCTAAAATTGGTCGTAGCTTTTGTGCATATTCTCGTTTCTCTCGGACAAACTGATGTCACGGTTTAGTCAGAGAATAACATCCGGAGGAATCGAATATGCGAACTAAAGTAGATCTTTGCGGCTTAGATACATCGACTTTGCCAATTTTAAAGCACGAGGAAATGAAGGAACTCTTCATCCGATTACAAGCAGGAGAAACTGAGATTAGAGAAGAGCTTGTGATGTGCAATTTAAGGTTAGTGCTCAGTATTGTCGGTAGATTTGCCTATAGGGGTGAACAGGCAGATGATTTATTTCAGGTAGGCTGCATTGGCCTCATGAAAGCCATCGATCATTTTGATTTAAAGCATAATGTGCGATTTTCAACATATGCTGTACCAATGATCATTGGTGAAATTCGTCGCCATCTGCGTGATCATCATGCGTTACGTGTTTCTCGTTCTTTAAGAGATATTGCGTATAAAGCAATGCAGGCAAAAGAGCAATGGATAACTGACAATTTACGAGAACCAACCATTGAAGAAATTGCAGAAATGATTGACATGAAAAAGGAAGATGTTTTATTTGCTTTAGATGCCATTCAAGATCCAGTTTCTTTACAAGAGCCTATTTATTCAGACGGCGGAGATGCTGTTTATATGATGGATCAATTACGTGATGATGATGTATCTGAAGATCAATGGGTTGCCTACGTGTCGGTGAAGGAAAGTTTGCAAAAGTTAGATGAACGACAACAAATGATTGTTGCCAAGCGCTTTTATTATGGCGAGACACAGACAGAAATAGCAAAAGAATTGGGAATCTCACAGGCGCAAATTTCACGTCTAGAAAAAAATGCGATTGAAACAATGCAAAAAGATTATAAGTAGTAAACAATGCGCACCAGAGCTTTCGGTGCGCATTTTATCTTCATTCAACTAGCTAACAATACATACCATAAATATAAAGTGACAGCATACTTTGATGAAGATACTAGTGGATGTCATAAAGTAATTGTTACAGGAGGGGTATAATGCGTTTTTCAATGTTACAACAAAAAGAGGTTATTGAAGCAGGTAATGGGCGTTTTTTAGGATTTGTAGTAGATGCAGAAGTTTCAAAAGAAACGGGTTATGTGACAGCGTTTATGATAGCAGAGCCTCGAAAATATCTGGGTCTTTTTCGAGGTGAAGATTCTGTTAGAAAGGTATACATGAAAGATGTACTTGTGGTTGGGAAAGATGTTATTTTAGTAAAAGCATTATCTTAATTTTTGTTGTCTATTTAGAGTCAGGCTACTTTAATTTTCTATGAATAATGCAAATGTCCTTTCACTTAGGTCAGGCTATTCATTGATAATTCAGGCATTGCTTGTTACAATAAAGGAAACTATTGTTGTAAAGTTGGGGAAAATAGTGACAAAAATCTTAACAAATTTAAACAAAATCAATGACCTTATTCATGCAGCCCAAAAACGATCCAATTGGGAAACTGGGAAAGTTCAAATTATTGCAGTAACAAAAGAAGTTTCAGTTGAACGAACACAAGAAGCAATCGATGCAGGACTTCTTCATTTAGGAGAAAATCGTCCTGAGGGCTTAAATCGAAAAATAGAAGCAATTCAAGCGAATGTAAATTGGCATTATATAGGTTCTCTACAAACACGTAAAGTAAAGCAAGTGATTAACAATATTGATTATTTACATTCATTGGATCGATTAAGTTTAGCAGAAGAAATCGAAAAAAGAGCAGACAAACCTGTAAAATGCTTTGTTCAGATTAATGTATCAGGTGAGGAATCAAAACATGGTTTAACGATTGAGGAAGCCCTGCCATTTGTTCAATCATTAGCAAGTTTTACAAAAATTCAAGTAGTTGGTTTAATGACGATGGCACCAAATACAGATGACGATGACATCATTCGCTCTGTTTTTAAGCAATTAAAACAATGTCAACAGCAAATAGCCGAGCAGGGATTCGTACACGCGCCTTGTACCGAGTTATCAATGGGCATGTCTAATGACTTTGAAATTGCGGTAGAGGAAGGGGCTACATTCGTTCGAGTCGGAACGGCTCTTGTTGGAAATGAAAGAGGGGAACAGGATGAGCATGAAAAATAAAATTAAAAACTTCTTTTATCTAGAGGAAGAATTAGAAGAAGAAATCACGCAAGCTCCTATTCAACAGCAACAACCCGTACATCAACAGCAACCGTTTCAATCAGTAAAACCTAAAAAAGTTATGAAAGAGCGGAAGGCACCCATCCATGAAATTGTTCCACAGAGTGCAGCACCTGTAAACAACATTGTCAGCTTGCAGGCGGCCATGAACTCAAAAGGGGCTAAGGTTGTATTAGTAGAGCCTAGAGTCTATGCTGAAGCACAGGATATTGCTGAACATTTAAAAAACAAACGTGCAACAATCGTCAATCTACAACGAATTGAACGTGAACAAGGCGTACGAATTATTGATTTTTTAAGTGGCACAGTTTATGCTCTTGGCGGGGATATCCAAAGAATCGGTAAAGATATCTTCTTATGTACACCTGATAATGTAGAAGTTTCCGGCGAAATTTCAAATTTTATTTTAGACGATAATTAATAGCGAGGATTGTAGTTTATATGACTTTTTTATATATTTTGAGGTTTGTATCACTAGCATTTGATATTTACTCACTAATGTTAATAGTATATATTTTAATGTCTTGGGTACCTGCTGCTCAAAATTCATCTATTGGACGCATACTGGCAAATGTATGTGAGCCTTATCTTGGTATCTTTAGACGATTTATTCCGCCAATCGGCATGATTGATGTTTCTCCTTTAGTGGCAATTTTTGTCCTTAATTTTATTCAAAGAGGAGTTATTATTGTCATTCAAAAAATTTATTTTATGTTTATGTAAAAGAAATCCTCACAATGGTGGGGATTTTTTATTTTAGGGAATACTAACAAATGACATCATTTTTAACTAAATTGTGGTTACAAAACATGAAAGTACCAATGAAATTGTACTAGTAAAAGAGAGATAATAGAGGTGGAGTCAAATGGAGCATTTAATACAACATTTTAGGAAAGAAGAACAGCCTTTTATTGAACAAGTGGTGAATTGGGTGCGAGAAGTGGAGGACCGCTACGCGCCAAAGCTCACTGATTTTCTAGATCCTCGTCAGCGCTTTATCGTAAACTCCATTATTGGACAATACGACACATTGCAAATGGCTAGTGGGGGACTTTTTAATGCAGCAGAAAGGCAAAGAATGCTCATTTACCCAACTTATTATGAGCCTGTAGAGGAAGATTTTCAGCTTACGGTATTTACCATTCAATATCCTATAAAATTTGTACAGTTGCGTCATCCAGATGTACTCGGTGCATTACTATCATTGGGGTTAAATCGAGGTAAATTTGGTGATATCCGTGTTGATGAACACCATGTCCAGTTTGTTGTAGCGAATGAGATAGCAGAGTATGTTCGTTTACATTTAACTGGCATTGGCAAGGTAAAAGTGCATGTGGAATCAATGAAAGAGACGGAGCTACTTCTAGAAAATGAAGAAGAATGGCTAGAGGAGTCTCACACGGTTAGTTCAATGAGATTAGATGTTATTATCGCAACAATTTTAAAGGTTTCTCGTCAAAAGGCACAGGCTTTAATTACAGGTAATAAAGTTCGTGTCAATTGGACAGAGCGAGATACAGTTGCTTTTGAATTACAAGAAGGGGATATTTTATCTATACGAGGTAGTGGTCGAGTAAAAATTCTAATGACTGAAGGACGTACAAAAAAAGATAAAATCCGTTTGCAAGTCGGACGTTTGACCCAAAAAGGTTGAAAATCAAGTGAATTTCATTAATTTTTACTGCTAAGTTGTCGGAACAATTGTATAATAGAAAATACGAATGTACATGTAAAGGAGAGAAGGATCGTATGCCATTATCACCTATTGATATACATAATAAGGAGTTTACAAAGTCCTTCAGGGGCTATGCTGAGGATGAGGTAAACGAATTTTTAGATCAAATTATCAAAGACTATGAAATTTTATTACGCGAAAAAAAGGATGTCGACAAACAGCTAGAGATGGCCTTAGAGCAAGCAAGACATTTTAACACCTTAGAGGAAACCCTACAAAAATCAATTGTTGTGGCACAGGAAGCTGCCGATGAGGTACGAAGAAATTCACAAAAAGAGGCAAAGCTTATTGTGAAAGAAGCGGAGAAAAATGCTGATCGTATTTTGAATGAAGCTTTATCAAAGGCTCGAAAAGTAACAATTGAAATTGATGAGCTAAAAAAGCAATCCAAGGTATTCCGTAATCGATTTAAAATGCTTGTAGAGGCACAGCTTGATTTACTAAATGCAGATGACTGGGATCATTTGCTGCAATATGATATAGATTTAACAGAAATTCAAGCATCTGTGGATGAAGCACAGGAATCCGATCAACTTTAATAGCTTTTTTAATGCTATTATTGCGTGGCGTATGAGCGCAATAAGTGAAACTTGACGTGATTGTTTGATTTTCATATACTAATGTAATAGTAATTATTTTGAACAGATATGCATACAGGCAGAGACGAAGACAGTATTTGTTAGGCGTAGCAAAGCGATTTGGGGATAGTGTGAGCCCAAACAAGCAAATAACAATGAACATCACTTCAGAGCTAAATAACTGAATGAAAGTAAGTTATTTCGTGATGCACAACGTTAACGTGCTTAAAGAGGTAGTGCAAATTTGTGCTACAAGTAGGGTGGTACCGCGAGTATAAGCTTCTCGTCCCTTAGTGGGATTGAGAGGCTTTTTTTATTTGCTTAAATTCCCAGCGAGCAGCTATTTTTCTAACGTTTAATCGTAAGTGATTAAAAAAGGGCTAAAACTTGTTGAATTCGTCAAGAGCTGTCATATGTATATGAACGCCTTAATGCATTTGTTTTGTTCTAAGTGTGTAAAATTAAAAGGAGGAATGGAAGCATGGTTGAATATAAGGATACTTTATTAATGCCGAAAACAGATTTCCCAATGCGAGGAAACTTACCGGCAAATGAACCAAAAATGCAAGAAAAATGGAATGAAATGGACATTAACAAATTACAAATGGAGCGTACTGAAGGACGACCTGAATATGTACTTCATGATGGCCCTCCGTATGCAAACGGTGATATTCATATCGGTCATGCACTAAATAAAGTGCTAAAAGACATGATTACACGCCATCGCTCTATGAATGGTTATCATGTAAATTATATTCCTGGTTGGGATACGCATGGTTTACCAATTGAGCAAGCTTTAACAAACAAAGGTGTAAAGCGTAAAGAGATGTCTGTTGCGGATTTCCGAAAACTATGTGAAGAATATGCATATGAGCAAATTGACAACCAACGTGCTCAATTTAGTCGTTTAGGTATTCGTGGAGATTGGGAAAATCCATACATTACTTTAAAACCAGAATTTGAAGCTCGCCAAATTGAAGTATTTGGGAAGATGGCTGAAAAAGGCTATATTTACAAAGGCTTAAAGCCAGTTTACTGGTCTCCTTCTTCTGAATCTGCACTTGCAGAAGCGGAAATCGAATATAAGGATATTAAATCACCTTCTATTTATGTAAGCTTTGCTATTAAAGATGCTAAAGGTGTAGTACCAGCAGATGCTAAATTTATTATTTGGACAACAACGCCTTGGACAATTCCAGCAAACTTAGGGATCTCTGTGAATCCTGAATTTTTGTATGTAGTTGTTGCAGTTGCAGATAAAAAATTTATTATTGCAAAAGATTTATTAGAAACAGTGGCAAATGCCCTTGAATGGGACACATACGAGGTTATTCAAGAAGTGAAGGGTGAGACATTAGATCGTATTGTCGCTCAGCATCCTTTCTATGATCGTGAATCTCTTGTGATGGTAGGTGAACACGTTACTGCTGATGCTGGTACTGGTTGTGTTCACACGGCGCCTGGACACGGGGAAGATGATTATTACATTAGTAAACAATATGGCTTAGGCATTCTTAGCCCGCTTGATAATAGTGGCTGTTATACGGATGAAGCACCTGGTTTTGAGGGCGTATTTTATAATGATGCCAATAAACTAATAACAGAAAAGCTAAAGGAAGTAGGCGCATTAGAAAGCCTTGGTTTTATTTCGCACTCATATCCTCATGATTGGCGTACAAAGAAACCAGTTATTTATCGTGCAACACCGCAATGGTTTGCATCTGTTGAAGCATTCCGTGGTGAGTTACTAGAGGCTGTTAAAGCAACTACGTTTACGCCAGCTTGGGGAGAAACTCGCCTTTTCAACATGATTCGTGATCGTGGAGATTGGGTAATTTCCCGTCAACGAGCTTGGGGTGTGCCAATTCCAATTTTCTATGCTGAAAATGGAGAGCCAATCATTACACCTGAAACAATTGCTCATGTTTCTACGTTGTTCCGTAAGCATGGCTCAAATATCTGGTTCCAAAAAACAGCTAAAGAACTATTACCTGAAGGCTTTACACACGCAGGTAGCCCGAACGGTGAATTTACAAAAGAGAACGACATTATGGATGTTTGGTTTGATTCAGGGTCATCACATCAAGGCGTGCTAGTAGAACGTGGAATGAAATATCCGGCTGATTTATATTTAGAGGGCTCTGACCAACACCGTGGCTGGTTCAACTCTTCTTTAATTACGTCTGTTGCCATTAATGGCTATGCTCCATATAAAGGACTATTAACACACGGTTTCGTACTTGATGGAGAAGGACGCAAAATGAGTAAATCATTAGGAAATGTCATTATTCCACAAAAGGTTATGGATCAATACGGAGCTGATATTCTTCGTTTATGGGTTGCCTCTGTTGATTATACTGGTGATGTTCGTATTTCAATGGATATGTTAAAACAAGTATCTGAAGTTTATCGTAAAATCCGAAACACATTCCGTTTCTTACATGGGAATGTAGCTGATTTCGACCCGACAAAAGATCGAGTAGCCTATGCAGATCTTCGTGAAATGGATCAATACGTTTATATGCGCCTTCAAGATGTTTTAAAAACAGTACATGCTGCCTATGATCGCTATGATTTTGCAGCCGTATATCATGCTGTTAATAACTTTGTTGCTGTAGAGTTATCTTCATTCTACTTAGATATTGCAAAAGATGTTGTGTACATTGAAGGCACTGACAACAAAGATCGTCGTGCAATGCAAACGGTGATTTATGATACATTAATGACGTTAGTAAAAGTAATGACACCGATTATTCCTCATACAACAGATGAGATGTGGTCTTACTTACATGCACAAGGTGTAGTACAAGAGGTTTCTGTACAATTAACAGATTTCCCTGAAGTTGATGTACAAGAGAATTTCGAGGATTTACGTGCAAAATGGGTGAAAATTATAGACGTTCGTGACGATATTCTAAAAGCATTAGAAGAAGCTCGTAATGCAAAAACAATTGGTAAATCCCTAGAAGCAAAAGTAACGGTGTATGCTAAAGAGGATGTTGCTGCATTATTGAATGATGCAAGCATTGATTTTGCTCAGCTTTCTATTGTTTCAGCCTTTGAGGTAGCCTCTATTGATAAGGCACCAGCAGATGCGCTAGTGCTTGAGCATGTATCAATTGTTGTTGAAAAGGCAACAGGAGAAAAATGTGAGCGCTGTTGGTCAATTTCTGAATCAGTTGGTGCAAACGAAGCCCATCCAACAGTTTGTGCGCGCTGTGCGGAAGTTGTAGAAAAATATTACGCTTAAAAACAGGCTTTAATTGTGAAGAAAACGCAAGTCTCCCAAATAAGGGACTTGCGTTTTTTTGCATGTAAAATGAGTATGTATAATTGCATTCTCGCCCTTTACTGGTTGTGGCCTGTCTTTCGCGTTGAATAATAGTTGGACTAACTTAGTCTACTAGTTATGTCACCTTGATGAAACATGATGATGGGCGTGAATGCACTTTTATTTAAATAATATTTCCTTCGTGTTGCGGTAGTCTGTTGGGGAAATGCCTACATACTTTTTAAAGGTCAGGCTGAAATAATTTGGTGTGTTAAAGCCACAGATGGAGGAGATTTTCTCAATGGTATAGTCGTATTTTCTTAAAAAAGGCAATGTTTTAATGATACGTGTAAAGGCTACATAGTCCACAAAATTGCGACCAGTCTCCTTTTTAAATAATCTGCTAAAATGCGTCGCACTAAAATTTATATATTTGGCAACATCACTGATGGTAATTTGCTCATCATAATGCTCCTCAATATATAAAATAGCTTTTTGAAGCTGTTCCTGTTCTGTTAAGTCTTCATAAAACCTAGCATGTATATTCTCAACAGGTGGTTTTCTCCTTGCCTTACGAGCTTGGCTGTAGGACTCCTTCACCTGCATGGGATCATGAAAGACACCTCCTATCCCCATAAATAGATGGATACAATACTCCTTTTTCAAGCCCTCAATAACCTCATGTAGAGAGGCTACACCTTCAGTCCAATGCTTAAACGAAGTAATTTCATTTGGTATACGCATCAGCAGCAGTAAATAACGTTCAAAATTTAAAAAGGAAAGAGAGGCTTTATCCGCAAATCCTTGGCGAAACATATTGGTAATAACACTATTTGCATCATGAGGGATACTTCGATTTTCATTTATATCAATATAGCCTTGAATTAAAAAAACTATATTTGGGATACAATCCTTTGATAAAAAGGAGGCAGATTGAATAATTTCCTGCTCATTTTCAATTTCTCCACGAATAAGACGTTTTAAAAAGGCTTCTCGGAATGGTGAGGTATGGTCTTGTGAAATTTGCTGTGATAACTCAAGCATGGTAAGTGTGCTTGCTTGTTTTTCCTTATAAGATGTATAAAGCTTTTTGACAATTCTGATAAATTTTGATTTCTGTAACGGTTTTATAAGCAATGCAGATAAATTTAATTCAATCGCTATACCAGTTGAGTAGGTAAGGTGTTCTGCAACAATAGGGACGATTAAACTATTAGGATAATTTCTTTTTAAGCGATTTACCTTTACCCAATCAAATAAGTGATTAATATCATAGACAAAGATTGCGACACCCTTTGTATTGGGCTGATTGCAATTAATAAAGGTATTCGGTAGATATTCATCTAGCCAGTTGTTCATCTGTTGTTTTTCTACGGAACTTTCGATATACCAAACAATATTTAAAATGGTAACAGCTCCCTTCTGTTATAAATATACAACGATAAAAGTATTTTAACTTAAAATAGCATTTTTTTGTACTAATACAGCAATATTTTGTAACTATATTATAAACAAAATAGAATAGAATAATTGTAGTAAATAATAATTTGAAATTTCAGATAATTATTTACGTATAGAGAAAAGGGGGAGTTGACATATGGCTGAAGTAGGAAGTAGTGATTACGAGTATGTGGAAGCTGGAACAATCGATATTAAGGATCTTCCACCACTAGATGCAACAACTAACAAAATTATGAAAGATGAGTTTCTTACAGGTTTTGGCTTAACGGTATTTTATTTTATTTTAATTTTTAGTATTCCGATTATGAACTGGTTCGCTCCAGAATTTGCATTTAAGAAAATTTGGGGTGGAATGACGGTTACATGGTTTTACACAACTGTCATTATGATGGCCATGGCTTTTATTATTGCTTATGTCCATACAACATTGTACGAAAAACGCCTAAAAAAGTATGAAATAGCTAATAAGTAGGCTTGGGGGGAAATGCTGAATGATGAAAGCTCTATTGGAACCGAAAATGATTATGACCATTGCTTTAATGGGAACAATTGTCTATATTACGTATTTAACGAAAAAAAATACAACTGCATCCGATTTCTTCGTTGGGGGACGTAGCTTCGGATGGTTTACAAATGGTTCGGCAATTGGCGGGGATTATTTAAGTGCAGCAACGTTTCTTGGGATAGCTGGACTAACCTTCCAATTAGGGTATGATGGTGCCTATTATGCATTTTGTTTCTCTATCGGTTTAACACTATTAGCTATTTTCGTAGCTGGTCCATTAAGACGTTTTGGTGCATTTACTGTTGCCGATTTTTTAGCCTATCGTTTTCATAGTAAAAGAGCTCGACTAGTTGCAGTAGCGGTTGTTTTAGCAATTTCCGGTTTCTATGCCGCTCCACAGTTACTAGGTGCTGCGCAAATTTTAAGCATGTTCTTTGGTACTTCATATGAATTTGGCATTATCTTTACATGTGTAGTAATGATTTTCTATGTTGGTATAGGTGGTATGAAAGGAACTACGATTAATCAGGCGCTAGAACTTTGGATTCGTCTTGGTGCATTTGTAGTTATGCTAATTGCTGCAATGTATAGTGGGTTACATTACGATAAGATTTTAGCAGCGATTAATTCATTTAGCGGCCCAATTACGGGAACTTCACCATATGCGTTAGATGGAAAAGATGTTAATTTTGATGGGGC
This genomic stretch from Lysinibacillus pakistanensis harbors:
- a CDS encoding helix-turn-helix domain-containing protein — its product is MNNWLDEYLPNTFINCNQPNTKGVAIFVYDINHLFDWVKVNRLKRNYPNSLIVPIVAEHLTYSTGIAIELNLSALLIKPLQKSKFIRIVKKLYTSYKEKQASTLTMLELSQQISQDHTSPFREAFLKRLIRGEIENEQEIIQSASFLSKDCIPNIVFLIQGYIDINENRSIPHDANSVITNMFRQGFADKASLSFLNFERYLLLLMRIPNEITSFKHWTEGVASLHEVIEGLKKEYCIHLFMGIGGVFHDPMQVKESYSQARKARRKPPVENIHARFYEDLTEQEQLQKAILYIEEHYDEQITISDVAKYINFSATHFSRLFKKETGRNFVDYVAFTRIIKTLPFLRKYDYTIEKISSICGFNTPNYFSLTFKKYVGISPTDYRNTKEILFK
- a CDS encoding RNA-binding protein, yielding MEHLIQHFRKEEQPFIEQVVNWVREVEDRYAPKLTDFLDPRQRFIVNSIIGQYDTLQMASGGLFNAAERQRMLIYPTYYEPVEEDFQLTVFTIQYPIKFVQLRHPDVLGALLSLGLNRGKFGDIRVDEHHVQFVVANEIAEYVRLHLTGIGKVKVHVESMKETELLLENEEEWLEESHTVSSMRLDVIIATILKVSRQKAQALITGNKVRVNWTERDTVAFELQEGDILSIRGSGRVKILMTEGRTKKDKIRLQVGRLTQKG
- a CDS encoding cell division protein SepF, which produces MSMKNKIKNFFYLEEELEEEITQAPIQQQQPVHQQQPFQSVKPKKVMKERKAPIHEIVPQSAAPVNNIVSLQAAMNSKGAKVVLVEPRVYAEAQDIAEHLKNKRATIVNLQRIEREQGVRIIDFLSGTVYALGGDIQRIGKDIFLCTPDNVEVSGEISNFILDDN
- a CDS encoding sigma-E processing peptidase SpoIIGA encodes the protein MYGEWLVLINTLFNLAILTFTAKVTGVFVKNTRLLMSSICSSFVAVIGGQLLWTTLLSFVLLIGIAFHFKLRSFQKQGPIVLTATIIIGGLLTALQPYLKNLSVVHFIIICLLLAVGNLVAFYKQWGFVKLERLSGQFVFDTILTIFDVTIPLSAFVDTGNQAIEPLSGKPVHFVSYKALKPHLPIAFCKSLVEWQETDPYNVSMFSEDYQRLIRFIHVNTVQQQSVVLGFRFNEWQIKGEPLQVKTNEYIVLTKKAKNFPHSTAAILHFSALSNNS
- the ileS gene encoding isoleucine--tRNA ligase; the encoded protein is MVEYKDTLLMPKTDFPMRGNLPANEPKMQEKWNEMDINKLQMERTEGRPEYVLHDGPPYANGDIHIGHALNKVLKDMITRHRSMNGYHVNYIPGWDTHGLPIEQALTNKGVKRKEMSVADFRKLCEEYAYEQIDNQRAQFSRLGIRGDWENPYITLKPEFEARQIEVFGKMAEKGYIYKGLKPVYWSPSSESALAEAEIEYKDIKSPSIYVSFAIKDAKGVVPADAKFIIWTTTPWTIPANLGISVNPEFLYVVVAVADKKFIIAKDLLETVANALEWDTYEVIQEVKGETLDRIVAQHPFYDRESLVMVGEHVTADAGTGCVHTAPGHGEDDYYISKQYGLGILSPLDNSGCYTDEAPGFEGVFYNDANKLITEKLKEVGALESLGFISHSYPHDWRTKKPVIYRATPQWFASVEAFRGELLEAVKATTFTPAWGETRLFNMIRDRGDWVISRQRAWGVPIPIFYAENGEPIITPETIAHVSTLFRKHGSNIWFQKTAKELLPEGFTHAGSPNGEFTKENDIMDVWFDSGSSHQGVLVERGMKYPADLYLEGSDQHRGWFNSSLITSVAINGYAPYKGLLTHGFVLDGEGRKMSKSLGNVIIPQKVMDQYGADILRLWVASVDYTGDVRISMDMLKQVSEVYRKIRNTFRFLHGNVADFDPTKDRVAYADLREMDQYVYMRLQDVLKTVHAAYDRYDFAAVYHAVNNFVAVELSSFYLDIAKDVVYIEGTDNKDRRAMQTVIYDTLMTLVKVMTPIIPHTTDEMWSYLHAQGVVQEVSVQLTDFPEVDVQENFEDLRAKWVKIIDVRDDILKALEEARNAKTIGKSLEAKVTVYAKEDVAALLNDASIDFAQLSIVSAFEVASIDKAPADALVLEHVSIVVEKATGEKCERCWSISESVGANEAHPTVCARCAEVVEKYYA
- a CDS encoding PRC-barrel domain-containing protein is translated as MRFSMLQQKEVIEAGNGRFLGFVVDAEVSKETGYVTAFMIAEPRKYLGLFRGEDSVRKVYMKDVLVVGKDVILVKALS
- a CDS encoding YggT family protein, whose product is MTFLYILRFVSLAFDIYSLMLIVYILMSWVPAAQNSSIGRILANVCEPYLGIFRRFIPPIGMIDVSPLVAIFVLNFIQRGVIIVIQKIYFMFM
- the sigG gene encoding RNA polymerase sporulation sigma factor SigG → MRTKVDLCGLDTSTLPILKHEEMKELFIRLQAGETEIREELVMCNLRLVLSIVGRFAYRGEQADDLFQVGCIGLMKAIDHFDLKHNVRFSTYAVPMIIGEIRRHLRDHHALRVSRSLRDIAYKAMQAKEQWITDNLREPTIEEIAEMIDMKKEDVLFALDAIQDPVSLQEPIYSDGGDAVYMMDQLRDDDVSEDQWVAYVSVKESLQKLDERQQMIVAKRFYYGETQTEIAKELGISQAQISRLEKNAIETMQKDYK
- a CDS encoding DivIVA domain-containing protein, whose translation is MPLSPIDIHNKEFTKSFRGYAEDEVNEFLDQIIKDYEILLREKKDVDKQLEMALEQARHFNTLEETLQKSIVVAQEAADEVRRNSQKEAKLIVKEAEKNADRILNEALSKARKVTIEIDELKKQSKVFRNRFKMLVEAQLDLLNADDWDHLLQYDIDLTEIQASVDEAQESDQL
- a CDS encoding YggS family pyridoxal phosphate-dependent enzyme; the encoded protein is MTKILTNLNKINDLIHAAQKRSNWETGKVQIIAVTKEVSVERTQEAIDAGLLHLGENRPEGLNRKIEAIQANVNWHYIGSLQTRKVKQVINNIDYLHSLDRLSLAEEIEKRADKPVKCFVQINVSGEESKHGLTIEEALPFVQSLASFTKIQVVGLMTMAPNTDDDDIIRSVFKQLKQCQQQIAEQGFVHAPCTELSMGMSNDFEIAVEEGATFVRVGTALVGNERGEQDEHEK
- the sigE gene encoding RNA polymerase sporulation sigma factor SigE; protein product: MLLRLLASLKKLWSKFRSRETYYIGGNDSLPVPLSREEEVTVIASFMNGDLRARDTLIERNLRLVVYIARRFDNTGTPIEDLISIGSIGLIKAIETFNTDKNIKLATYASRCIENEILMHLRKTSRMKGEVSLDEPLNSDADGNELLLSDILGTEEHIILDNVEKKIERQHMFHAINLLGARERYIMECRFGLNGKIEMTQKEVADHLGISQSYISRLEKKIIQDLRENLNQPIS